A stretch of Cupriavidus taiwanensis DNA encodes these proteins:
- a CDS encoding MFS transporter: protein MYSHSMPTDEGVATDAATKLEIRRRAMSKNAWRLLPLLTQARIVDRSGKAIFNLACACVFGAAGLALSTMTGSFIWEIVGISAAVVAVSSARAIFWTIPTRFLTGIAAAGGLAFSNSIGTLSGFAGPIS from the coding sequence ATGTATTCCCACTCAATGCCGACGGATGAAGGTGTGGCGACGGATGCTGCCACAAAGCTGGAAATCCGCCGGCGAGCGATGAGCAAGAACGCCTGGCGCTTACTTCCACTTCTGACTCAGGCCCGAATTGTGGATCGTAGCGGCAAGGCCATCTTCAACCTCGCATGCGCTTGCGTGTTCGGCGCAGCAGGTCTCGCACTTTCCACCATGACTGGTTCGTTTATCTGGGAAATCGTCGGTATCAGTGCCGCTGTCGTCGCAGTGAGCTCGGCTCGCGCGATCTTCTGGACGATTCCCACGCGCTTCCTGACGGGCATTGCCGCAGCGGGAGGTCTGGCGTTTAGCAACTCAATTGGCACGCTCAGCGGATTTGCCGGCCCAATCTCATGA
- a CDS encoding Bug family tripartite tricarboxylate transporter substrate binding protein, with translation MRAFNVLLTVALASISLNGSANANSNYPTKPVSIIVPFAPGGGSDNVSRYIATRLSERTKAQFIIDNRPGAGTNIGNELAARSAADGQTLLFGQVALSINPFVYKKLRYDTEKDFVPVVQIASSPTVLVVTKDFHEKDLKGLIRYVKANPGKVNFASGGKGTSVHLAGELFRSMTGTDMIHVPYKGSGPAVTDLIGGQVQMMFDTAASALPQLKGGKLRAIAVTGSRRLTELPDVPTFSEAGLTGFDAPAWYGLLAPAGTSKHVVQYINTQVNEILKEPATKQRLAQLGAEPVGGTPEDFSRFMRAESARWSAVVKTANVSAD, from the coding sequence ATGAGGGCATTCAATGTACTGCTGACAGTAGCGCTCGCCAGTATTTCGCTGAATGGCAGCGCCAACGCCAATAGCAATTACCCAACGAAGCCGGTAAGCATCATCGTTCCGTTCGCGCCAGGTGGAGGCAGTGACAACGTCTCGCGCTACATTGCGACTCGTTTGTCCGAGCGGACGAAAGCGCAGTTCATTATCGACAATCGCCCCGGGGCTGGCACGAATATCGGCAACGAACTTGCCGCCCGTTCGGCGGCGGATGGTCAAACTCTGCTGTTTGGCCAGGTGGCTCTGTCCATTAATCCGTTTGTCTACAAGAAGCTGCGATACGACACTGAAAAGGACTTCGTTCCTGTCGTTCAGATTGCCAGCTCTCCGACTGTTCTCGTAGTCACCAAAGATTTCCACGAAAAAGACCTCAAAGGTCTTATCCGATACGTCAAGGCCAATCCTGGCAAGGTCAATTTTGCGTCCGGAGGGAAAGGCACGTCCGTTCATCTGGCAGGCGAGCTTTTCCGCAGCATGACCGGCACTGACATGATCCACGTCCCGTACAAGGGCAGCGGTCCGGCGGTAACTGACCTTATTGGTGGGCAGGTTCAAATGATGTTCGATACCGCTGCCTCGGCGTTGCCCCAGTTAAAGGGCGGCAAGCTGCGCGCCATTGCGGTGACAGGGTCGCGACGCTTGACCGAGCTTCCGGACGTGCCGACGTTTTCCGAGGCAGGGCTGACGGGGTTCGATGCGCCTGCCTGGTACGGATTGCTCGCACCTGCTGGCACTTCGAAGCACGTCGTTCAGTACATCAACACGCAAGTTAATGAAATCCTGAAGGAGCCTGCGACAAAACAGCGGCTCGCACAACTGGGCGCTGAACCGGTTGGCGGGACCCCCGAGGATTTCTCGCGCTTCATGCGCGCAGAGTCCGCCAGATGGTCGGCAGTTGTGAAGACCGCGAACGTATCAGCCGACTAA
- a CDS encoding isocitrate/isopropylmalate dehydrogenase family protein — MRILVLPGDGIGPEIVAASLDVLKKADQMFDLGLQFDYEDVGFVSLEKHGTTLRQEVLDKATSYDGVILGTQSHADYPAPDKGGRNISAAFRCDLDLYANVRPNRSRPFLGKGTHNMDLVIMREATEGFYPDRNMYEGWGEMMPSKDMAISVRKITAHCSERIARRAFELAMKRKKHVTAIHKANSFHMTDGLFLREVRKVAAEFPEVKLDDLLVDASTAYLVRDPSRFDVLVATNFYGDIISDLAAELSGSLGLGGSVMAGDSLCCAQAQHGSAPDIQGQDKANPTSMILSVAMLVQWLGEHREKANFMAAAKAIDVAVDKVLANPETRTADLGGKMGCAAFGQAVAENITAA, encoded by the coding sequence ATGCGTATTCTTGTTCTCCCGGGCGATGGCATTGGCCCTGAAATCGTTGCCGCTTCCCTCGACGTCCTGAAGAAGGCTGACCAGATGTTTGACCTGGGTCTTCAGTTCGACTACGAAGACGTTGGCTTCGTCAGCCTGGAAAAGCACGGCACCACTCTGCGTCAGGAAGTTCTGGACAAAGCCACCTCGTACGATGGCGTGATTCTGGGCACCCAATCGCACGCCGACTACCCCGCGCCGGACAAGGGTGGCCGCAACATCTCAGCCGCATTCCGTTGCGACCTGGACCTGTATGCGAACGTGCGTCCCAACCGTTCCCGTCCGTTCCTGGGTAAGGGTACGCATAACATGGACCTCGTCATCATGCGCGAGGCGACTGAAGGTTTCTATCCCGACCGCAACATGTATGAAGGTTGGGGCGAGATGATGCCGTCGAAGGATATGGCCATCTCCGTGCGAAAAATCACGGCGCATTGCTCGGAGCGCATCGCCCGTCGCGCGTTCGAATTGGCAATGAAGCGTAAGAAGCATGTCACTGCGATCCACAAGGCCAACAGCTTTCACATGACTGACGGCTTGTTCCTGCGTGAAGTCCGGAAGGTGGCTGCAGAGTTCCCTGAAGTGAAACTCGACGACCTGCTCGTCGACGCATCCACGGCATACCTGGTGCGTGATCCGTCGCGCTTCGACGTTCTGGTAGCCACGAATTTCTACGGCGACATCATTTCGGACCTGGCTGCCGAACTCTCCGGCAGCCTCGGCCTCGGCGGCTCTGTAATGGCTGGCGACTCGCTTTGCTGCGCACAAGCGCAACACGGCTCGGCCCCTGACATTCAGGGACAAGACAAGGCGAATCCGACGTCGATGATTCTGTCCGTTGCCATGCTCGTGCAGTGGCTCGGGGAGCACCGTGAAAAGGCCAACTTCATGGCCGCAGCCAAGGCAATCGATGTAGCAGTGGACAAGGTGCTGGCCAACCCGGAAACCCGCACCGCTGATCTGGGCGGCAAGATGGGTTGCGCCGCATTCGGCCAAGCCGTCGCAGAAAACATCACGGCGGCCTAA
- a CDS encoding cupin domain-containing protein, producing MTIKTPSGAVLLIPDQLPNYDRGGGASTTPLVGKSIGSDSFITGYTSFAPGVEIPFHSHNCQESVVLVEGDAMLDIDGLEYRLKPLDTTFIPPNVPHRFRNLSKTEPMKILWIYATIDATRTLVGSGETRPVSAEHQSTKA from the coding sequence ATGACTATCAAGACCCCCTCGGGCGCAGTACTGCTGATTCCCGACCAACTGCCCAACTATGACCGTGGCGGTGGCGCGAGCACGACGCCGCTGGTTGGCAAATCCATCGGTTCGGACAGCTTCATTACCGGGTACACCTCTTTTGCCCCAGGAGTCGAGATTCCGTTCCACAGCCACAACTGCCAGGAAAGCGTCGTCCTCGTGGAAGGCGATGCAATGCTCGACATCGACGGCCTCGAGTATCGGCTCAAGCCGCTGGATACCACGTTCATTCCCCCGAACGTCCCGCACCGCTTCCGCAACCTGTCGAAAACCGAGCCGATGAAGATCCTGTGGATTTACGCGACCATCGACGCGACTCGGACCCTTGTCGGCTCCGGCGAAACCCGTCCTGTGTCGGCAGAACACCAGTCCACCAAGGCTTAA
- a CDS encoding amidohydrolase family protein — MNQDLVSHVSAPAFKLPLGSCDCHVHLFDGARFPFTPKRSYTPGVARVEDLIAFEQRLGIDRIVLVQPSVYGVDNAALLDALGQLSGRARGVAVIDLEKTPNTTLQSMHQRGVRGIRLNLEVSGQRNHEFALTQLKRAEQLVGSLGWAVQVYADVDVIAELAADIANLKVPVVLDHVAGVKAHKKEEQKAAFASVVELVKKGNAYVKLSAPYRVSRNAPNFDDASEFGQALIAARSDRLVWASDWPHTGSSGTRNGNLEQVEPFRKEDAGRALSQLASWANTPALLQRILVDNPAKLYGFDRQPA; from the coding sequence GTGAACCAGGATCTCGTTAGCCACGTCAGCGCCCCAGCTTTCAAGCTGCCCCTCGGAAGCTGCGACTGTCACGTCCACCTTTTCGATGGCGCGCGTTTCCCGTTCACCCCCAAACGCTCGTATACGCCGGGAGTGGCCCGGGTTGAGGACCTCATTGCGTTCGAACAGCGTCTTGGTATTGACCGTATTGTTCTAGTGCAGCCGAGCGTCTACGGCGTCGACAACGCCGCGCTTCTCGACGCGCTGGGCCAACTAAGCGGCAGGGCTCGAGGCGTTGCGGTGATTGACCTCGAAAAGACGCCGAACACAACGCTGCAATCAATGCATCAGCGCGGCGTACGTGGGATTCGCCTGAACCTGGAGGTGAGCGGCCAACGAAACCACGAATTCGCGCTAACTCAACTGAAACGGGCAGAACAACTGGTTGGATCTCTGGGCTGGGCCGTCCAGGTCTACGCGGATGTGGACGTCATTGCTGAGCTCGCCGCAGACATTGCAAACCTGAAGGTTCCCGTCGTGCTTGACCACGTCGCAGGCGTCAAAGCTCACAAGAAAGAAGAGCAGAAGGCTGCGTTCGCGAGCGTCGTTGAGCTCGTAAAGAAGGGCAATGCATACGTGAAGCTCTCGGCCCCCTATCGCGTCTCCCGGAATGCCCCGAATTTTGATGACGCTAGCGAGTTCGGACAAGCGCTGATCGCTGCGCGCTCAGACCGACTGGTTTGGGCATCGGACTGGCCTCATACCGGCAGTTCTGGAACCCGTAACGGCAATCTGGAGCAGGTCGAACCCTTCCGCAAGGAAGATGCTGGACGCGCTCTGAGCCAGCTCGCCAGCTGGGCGAACACCCCCGCTCTGCTGCAACGCATTCTTGTCGACAACCCGGCAAAGCTCTACGGCTTCGACCGGCAACCGGCTTAA
- a CDS encoding GntR family transcriptional regulator encodes MARQLADVLAANIHQYISASGISPGTRLPERALADQFRVSRSPVREALRRLALLAVVEMHPEGGYAVAEGGTHLPVNSREPGAEDGDDAEGTYFKIAEERLAGALPDRFTENEMMRRYSVTRAQLSAILRRMAQEGWVERLPGHGWMFLPVLTSAETYKQGYRYRLLIESAGILEPTFELDREALLRCRSEQVALANGGARTATAAALFDANSRLHETIAACSGNAFILEGLRRLDRLRRLMEYRKAVDRDQAERRCREHLTLIDLLLGGQREAAADFMRLHLRNAVREKSDS; translated from the coding sequence ATGGCTCGCCAGCTCGCCGACGTCCTTGCAGCAAATATCCACCAGTACATTTCCGCCTCCGGCATCTCGCCAGGTACCCGTTTGCCCGAGCGCGCGTTGGCAGATCAATTCCGGGTGTCCCGTTCTCCGGTAAGGGAGGCCCTTCGTAGACTGGCCTTGCTAGCTGTTGTGGAGATGCATCCGGAAGGCGGATATGCGGTAGCGGAGGGCGGCACCCATCTGCCGGTGAACTCACGCGAGCCAGGTGCAGAAGATGGCGATGATGCTGAAGGCACCTACTTCAAGATCGCAGAGGAGCGGCTCGCCGGCGCACTGCCGGATCGCTTCACTGAGAACGAGATGATGCGTAGGTACAGCGTTACGCGTGCGCAGCTCAGTGCCATCTTGCGACGCATGGCACAAGAAGGATGGGTTGAGCGCCTACCCGGGCATGGATGGATGTTTCTCCCGGTTCTTACGTCGGCAGAGACCTACAAGCAAGGCTATCGGTATCGTTTGCTTATCGAGTCCGCCGGGATTCTGGAGCCGACATTTGAACTGGATCGAGAAGCTTTGTTGCGATGCCGGTCCGAGCAGGTGGCGCTCGCGAATGGTGGCGCGAGAACAGCAACAGCCGCGGCCTTGTTCGATGCCAATAGCCGTCTTCATGAAACCATCGCGGCCTGTTCCGGAAATGCCTTCATTCTGGAAGGGCTGCGCAGACTAGACCGTTTGCGCAGACTCATGGAGTACCGGAAAGCAGTGGATCGCGACCAGGCGGAACGTCGGTGCAGAGAGCACCTGACGCTAATCGACCTGCTTTTGGGAGGTCAGAGAGAAGCCGCTGCCGACTTCATGCGCTTGCACCTTCGCAACGCGGTGAGGGAAAAATCAGACAGCTAA
- a CDS encoding aspartate/glutamate racemase family protein: MTRIQLIHATAVAIPAIAESFQRLWPEAETANLLDDSLSDALRDTPVDAPLIIARFKALTQYGVDCGAEGILFTCSAFGAAIEAAQAASSVPVLKPNEAMIDEALFSGTRIALVATFEPAIASITQELEAEAAARALPVTLESFYVPEALDALRRGDQIRHDTLVAQKGADLARFDVICFAQFSMTSAAQALEQSAGRPVLTTPDSAVKKLRGLLG, from the coding sequence ATGACACGCATTCAATTGATCCACGCAACTGCCGTCGCAATTCCGGCGATTGCTGAGAGTTTCCAGCGTCTTTGGCCCGAGGCCGAGACGGCAAATCTGCTCGATGATTCGCTTTCCGATGCGTTACGAGATACGCCGGTCGACGCCCCACTCATCATTGCTCGGTTCAAGGCACTGACCCAGTACGGAGTGGATTGTGGAGCGGAAGGCATTCTCTTTACTTGCTCCGCATTCGGTGCAGCGATCGAAGCCGCGCAAGCGGCATCATCGGTTCCGGTTCTCAAGCCAAACGAAGCAATGATTGACGAGGCCCTGTTCTCTGGTACTCGCATTGCACTCGTGGCCACGTTTGAACCTGCAATTGCGTCGATTACGCAGGAATTGGAAGCTGAGGCTGCTGCTCGCGCGCTTCCTGTCACCCTCGAATCTTTCTACGTTCCCGAAGCTCTGGACGCGCTACGCCGGGGCGACCAAATTCGCCATGACACCCTTGTTGCGCAGAAAGGCGCCGATCTCGCGCGGTTCGACGTAATCTGCTTTGCCCAGTTTTCGATGACTTCCGCGGCACAGGCTCTGGAACAGTCGGCGGGACGACCGGTGCTGACGACCCCGGACAGCGCGGTAAAGAAACTTCGCGGTCTTCTCGGCTAA
- the rraA gene encoding ribonuclease E activity regulator RraA, which produces MTLKTTDLCDKLMEDARVFKPVFHDFGAVTTFEGEAVTVKCFEDNSRIKELSATPGTGKVLVVDGGGSDRCALLGDIIAADLAKNGWAGAVIYGHVRDKDVLAGITLGIKALGCMPMKSLKRNEGTVGATVDMAGQRVRPGEYIYADADGILVVDAPITL; this is translated from the coding sequence ATGACACTCAAGACTACTGACCTATGTGACAAGCTGATGGAAGATGCTCGCGTCTTCAAGCCGGTTTTCCATGACTTTGGCGCTGTGACCACCTTCGAAGGTGAGGCCGTTACGGTGAAATGCTTTGAAGACAACTCCCGCATCAAGGAACTGAGCGCCACTCCCGGCACGGGCAAGGTTCTGGTCGTCGACGGCGGAGGCAGCGATCGTTGCGCCCTGCTTGGAGACATTATTGCGGCTGACCTAGCAAAGAATGGCTGGGCCGGCGCCGTCATTTACGGACATGTCCGTGACAAGGATGTGCTTGCGGGTATCACGCTAGGCATCAAGGCGCTGGGTTGCATGCCGATGAAATCTCTCAAGCGCAACGAAGGAACCGTGGGCGCAACCGTCGACATGGCAGGTCAGCGCGTTCGTCCCGGCGAGTACATCTATGCGGATGCCGACGGCATTTTGGTTGTGGACGCACCAATTACCCTTTAA